In Asanoa sp. WMMD1127, one genomic interval encodes:
- a CDS encoding extracellular solute-binding protein encodes MNARSLLTAATAAVLAAATLSACGGDDPADDATGSITVWSLENQTDRVQATQKIADEFTAQTGIQVKIVATDENQFTSLITSAAAAGQLPDVIGALPLAAVAQMATNDLVDTDAAKAVVDELGRDTFSPRALELTGQDGNQLAVPSDGWAQLLFYRKDLFEKAGLEAPDTFDKIRSAAQKLNTGGVAGITMANVPNDAFTEQTFENFALGNGCELVDDQKNVQLDTPQCVATFQLYEDLFKNYSVPGAQDVDTTRATYFAGKAAMVVWSSFLLDEMAGLRNDALPTCPECRSDPAFLAKNSGIVTAVAGPNGQPAQFGEITSWAITKEGPNTEQARKFVAYMMNEGYTKWLGIAPEGKFPVRKGDSSDPAKFANAWNTLPAGVDTRKPLSDSYPADVLEALRASPDTFKRWGLPQKQGALLGATLGELPVPKAVNALTGGEVDAAGAAKRAADEVRAIQKSLD; translated from the coding sequence GTGAACGCGAGAAGCCTGCTCACCGCCGCTACCGCGGCGGTCCTGGCGGCCGCCACACTGAGCGCCTGCGGAGGCGACGACCCGGCGGACGACGCCACCGGGTCGATCACCGTGTGGAGCCTGGAGAACCAGACCGACCGGGTCCAGGCCACCCAGAAGATCGCCGACGAGTTCACCGCCCAGACCGGCATCCAGGTCAAGATCGTGGCGACCGACGAGAACCAGTTCACCAGCCTGATCACCTCGGCCGCGGCGGCCGGCCAGCTGCCCGACGTGATCGGCGCCCTGCCGCTGGCGGCGGTGGCCCAGATGGCCACCAACGACCTGGTCGACACCGACGCCGCCAAGGCCGTCGTCGACGAGCTCGGCCGCGACACGTTCTCGCCGCGGGCCCTTGAGCTCACCGGCCAGGACGGCAACCAGCTCGCCGTGCCCAGCGACGGCTGGGCCCAGCTCCTCTTCTACCGCAAGGACCTGTTCGAGAAGGCCGGCCTGGAGGCGCCGGACACCTTTGACAAGATCCGCTCGGCGGCGCAGAAGCTGAACACCGGCGGGGTCGCCGGCATCACGATGGCCAACGTCCCCAACGACGCCTTCACGGAACAGACGTTCGAGAACTTCGCCCTCGGCAACGGCTGCGAGCTGGTCGACGACCAGAAGAACGTGCAGCTCGACACCCCGCAGTGCGTGGCGACGTTCCAGCTCTACGAGGACCTGTTCAAGAACTACTCGGTGCCGGGCGCCCAGGACGTCGACACGACCCGGGCGACATATTTCGCCGGCAAGGCCGCCATGGTGGTCTGGTCGTCGTTCCTGCTGGACGAGATGGCCGGGCTGCGCAACGACGCCCTGCCGACCTGCCCCGAGTGCAGGTCCGACCCGGCGTTCCTGGCCAAGAACAGCGGCATCGTGACCGCGGTGGCCGGGCCCAACGGGCAGCCCGCCCAGTTCGGCGAGATCACCAGCTGGGCGATCACCAAGGAAGGGCCCAACACCGAGCAGGCCCGCAAGTTCGTGGCGTACATGATGAACGAGGGCTACACCAAGTGGCTCGGCATCGCGCCCGAGGGCAAGTTCCCGGTGCGCAAGGGCGACTCGTCCGACCCCGCCAAGTTCGCCAACGCCTGGAACACGCTGCCGGCCGGCGTCGACACCCGCAAGCCGCTGTCCGACAGCTATCCGGCCGACGTGCTGGAGGCGCTGCGGGCCAGCCCCGACACGTTCAAGCGCTGGGGCCTGCCGCAGAAGCAGGGCGCGCTCCTCGGCGCCACGCTCGGCGAGCTTCCGGTGCCCAAGGCCGTCAACGCCCTGACCGGCGGCGAGGTCGATGCCGCCGGCGCGGCCAAACGCGCGGCGGACGAGGTGCGGGCGATCCAGAAGTCGCTCGACTGA
- a CDS encoding zinc-binding alcohol dehydrogenase, giving the protein MDLRPGQVRVRTSYSGISAGTELTAYRGTNPYLNRDWDPELRLFVAGTSGLRYPVAGLGYSEVGEVVEVLAEEPHPDDPRPGQQVWGIWGHRGEAVLPIEKVRGCVVPAGLDPVAATFARVGAVALNGVLAADIHLSEVVAVFGQGVLGLLATRLAQLSGATVVGVDALPARLDKAKEYGAAHTVDATTTDVALALRELTDGRGADVAIEISGQYAALHDAIRAVAVDGRVVASGFYQGDGVGLRLGDEFHHNRVRIVSSQIGGVPPELAGRWNQARLNQAFLALAQQGAVDPVGLVSHVIAVEEAAEAFAMLDHRPQEALQVVLKFS; this is encoded by the coding sequence GTGGACCTGCGACCGGGCCAGGTGCGCGTCCGCACCAGCTACTCCGGGATCTCGGCGGGCACCGAGCTGACCGCCTACCGGGGCACGAACCCCTACCTCAACCGCGACTGGGACCCGGAGCTGCGGCTGTTCGTCGCCGGCACGAGCGGGCTGCGCTATCCCGTGGCCGGGCTCGGCTACAGCGAGGTCGGCGAGGTGGTCGAGGTGCTGGCCGAGGAGCCGCACCCCGACGACCCGCGCCCCGGCCAGCAGGTGTGGGGCATCTGGGGGCACCGCGGCGAGGCCGTACTCCCGATCGAGAAGGTCCGCGGCTGTGTCGTGCCGGCCGGCCTCGACCCCGTCGCGGCCACCTTCGCCCGGGTCGGCGCCGTCGCGCTCAACGGGGTGCTGGCCGCCGACATCCACCTCTCCGAAGTGGTCGCCGTCTTCGGGCAGGGCGTGCTCGGCCTGCTCGCCACCCGGCTGGCCCAGCTCTCCGGCGCGACCGTGGTCGGCGTCGACGCGCTGCCGGCCCGGCTCGACAAGGCCAAGGAGTACGGCGCGGCCCACACCGTCGACGCCACCACCACCGACGTCGCGCTCGCCCTGCGGGAGCTGACCGACGGCCGGGGCGCGGACGTGGCGATCGAGATCAGCGGCCAGTACGCGGCCCTGCACGACGCGATCCGCGCGGTCGCGGTCGACGGGCGGGTCGTGGCCTCAGGGTTCTACCAGGGCGACGGCGTCGGGCTGCGGCTCGGCGACGAGTTCCACCACAACCGGGTCCGGATCGTCTCCTCCCAGATCGGGGGCGTGCCGCCGGAGCTCGCCGGGCGCTGGAACCAGGCCCGCCTCAACCAGGCGTTCCTGGCTCTCGCCCAGCAGGGCGCGGTCGACCCCGTCGGCCTCGTCTCGCACGTCATCGCGGTGGAAGAGGCGGCGGAGGCGTTCGCCATGCTCGACCACCGTCCGCAGGAAGCACTCCAGGTGGTGTTGAAGTTCTCATGA
- a CDS encoding sugar phosphate isomerase/epimerase family protein encodes MIKISCQEQLLPGESLQAKWDFAARAGYDGIELRAKGDFAFRDRLPELRQAVRDGVPMPSVCVDMLHFIGAFDADLRRDAIAQLRSQLSVLAEIGGAVACTPASYGMFSRRLPPFEPPRSPDADRAVLLAALSELGEHAAAEGVALVLEPLNRYEDHMVNRLDEAVSLVDEVGLRSVRVLADTYHMNIEEDEPTSALVKAAEHVGHVQVSDSNRFQPGAGHIDWGALLGTLDAIGYDGHLAVECRLRGEPTAAVAAIPGFLRRWS; translated from the coding sequence ATGATCAAGATCTCCTGCCAGGAGCAGCTGCTCCCCGGCGAGAGCCTCCAGGCGAAGTGGGACTTCGCCGCCCGCGCCGGCTACGACGGGATCGAGCTGCGGGCCAAGGGCGACTTCGCGTTCCGCGACCGGCTGCCCGAGCTGCGCCAAGCCGTCCGCGACGGGGTTCCGATGCCGTCGGTCTGCGTCGACATGCTGCACTTCATCGGCGCGTTCGACGCCGACCTGCGCCGCGACGCGATCGCCCAGCTCCGCTCGCAGCTCTCGGTGCTCGCCGAGATCGGCGGGGCGGTGGCCTGCACGCCGGCGTCCTACGGCATGTTCTCCCGACGGCTCCCACCGTTCGAGCCGCCGCGCTCCCCCGACGCGGACCGCGCCGTGCTGCTGGCCGCGCTGAGCGAGCTCGGCGAGCACGCCGCCGCCGAGGGCGTCGCCCTCGTGCTGGAGCCGCTGAACCGCTACGAGGACCACATGGTCAACCGGCTCGACGAGGCGGTCTCGCTGGTCGACGAGGTCGGGCTGCGGTCGGTGCGCGTGCTGGCCGACACGTACCACATGAACATCGAGGAGGACGAGCCGACGAGCGCGCTGGTGAAGGCGGCCGAGCACGTCGGGCACGTGCAGGTCAGCGACTCCAACCGGTTCCAGCCCGGCGCCGGGCACATCGACTGGGGCGCGCTGCTCGGCACGCTCGACGCGATCGGCTACGACGGGCACCTGGCCGTCGAATGCCGGCTGCGCGGCGAGCCCACGGCCGCGGTCGCCGCCATACCGGGGTTCCTGCGGCGGTGGTCATGA
- a CDS encoding trehalase family glycosidase translates to MTLTAAPPVRTAVISPSASLDRAARRVLAANWRRGATVPAGGLYPHQWSWDSAFIALGLRHFSPVRAQRELESLFGAQWADGRVPHIVFDPLVPADAYFPGPAFWRSGECAGAPSVPTSGIVQPPAHALAAWETFRAAPRVARSRRFLERLYPRLVAWHDWLLSARDLRGRGLVSVVHPWESGMDNSPAWDTPLSRVVPLPPTELARRDLAHAAASERPTDTDYGRYIRLARDYRDSGYRETPGFAVEDPLCNGLLAAGEHALAAIAAEIGLDPARHLARAQQVTDAMVAELWDQAAGTFFAYDVRGGAVLRSYSIAGLLPLVVPDLPVATDLVKTALGDRFRLADACPLPSYDLTAADHEPGRYWRGPGWINTSWLFWYGLRLHGETALADDLRDRLLARVRTCGFREYVDPLTGAGYGTDDFSWTAALTLDLLRTAPRR, encoded by the coding sequence ATGACCCTCACCGCCGCGCCGCCCGTCCGCACCGCCGTCATCTCGCCGTCCGCGTCGCTCGACCGGGCGGCGCGCCGGGTCCTGGCCGCCAACTGGCGCCGCGGGGCCACCGTGCCCGCCGGCGGCCTCTACCCGCACCAGTGGAGCTGGGACTCCGCGTTCATCGCGCTCGGCCTGCGGCACTTCTCGCCGGTGCGGGCCCAGCGGGAGCTCGAGTCGCTGTTCGGCGCGCAGTGGGCCGACGGGCGCGTGCCGCACATCGTGTTCGACCCGCTCGTGCCGGCCGACGCGTACTTCCCCGGTCCCGCGTTCTGGCGGTCCGGCGAGTGCGCGGGCGCGCCGAGCGTGCCGACGTCGGGCATCGTGCAGCCGCCGGCGCACGCGCTGGCCGCCTGGGAGACGTTCCGGGCGGCGCCGCGGGTGGCCCGCTCGCGCCGCTTCCTCGAACGCCTCTACCCGCGCCTGGTCGCCTGGCACGACTGGCTGCTCTCCGCACGCGACCTGCGCGGGCGCGGGCTGGTCTCCGTGGTGCACCCGTGGGAGTCCGGGATGGACAACAGCCCCGCCTGGGACACGCCGCTGTCCCGGGTGGTGCCGCTGCCGCCGACCGAGCTCGCCCGGCGGGACCTGGCCCACGCGGCCGCGTCCGAGCGGCCCACGGACACCGACTACGGCCGCTACATCCGGCTGGCCCGCGACTACCGCGACTCCGGTTACCGCGAGACGCCCGGGTTCGCGGTCGAGGACCCGCTCTGCAACGGGCTGCTGGCCGCCGGCGAGCACGCGCTGGCCGCGATCGCCGCCGAGATCGGCCTCGACCCGGCCCGGCACCTGGCACGGGCGCAGCAGGTCACCGACGCCATGGTGGCCGAGTTGTGGGACCAGGCGGCGGGCACCTTCTTCGCCTACGACGTGCGCGGCGGCGCGGTGCTCCGGTCGTACTCGATCGCGGGCCTGCTGCCCCTGGTCGTGCCGGACCTGCCGGTCGCGACGGACCTGGTGAAGACCGCGCTCGGCGACCGGTTCCGGCTGGCCGACGCCTGCCCGCTGCCGAGCTACGACCTGACCGCGGCCGACCACGAGCCCGGCCGGTACTGGCGCGGCCCCGGTTGGATCAACACCAGCTGGCTGTTCTGGTACGGGCTGCGCCTGCACGGCGAGACCGCGCTCGCGGACGACCTGCGCGACCGGTTGCTGGCCCGGGTGCGGACGTGCGGTTTCCGGGAGTACGTGGACCCGCTGACCGGGGCCGGCTACGGCACCGACGACTTCAGCTGGACCGCGGCGCTGACGCTCGACCTGCTTCGCACCGCCCCGCGCCGGTGA
- a CDS encoding glycogen debranching N-terminal domain-containing protein produces MRTLVSGVTCLLTDAGGNVTDAGGFFVADTRHLSRWVLTVHGRALRALASSAAEVVLAPPTVRNENPPFVLRRIQRLGSGLLVEELTLTSFVSSPQTVRVALSAEADFTDQFELRSSRVFDKSDATREVSATDGEVVFGYARRGFRRQTRITASPPARLSGDGAQWTVTLPPGGTVTLQARISAGDAADEVPALVAAVSNRGDDLDRCVARGLADLDSLRVPAADLPPMADVDLPPGAVVPAAGAPWFLTLFGRDSLLTSLFALPYRPELAEGTLRLLAATQGREHDVSRVEEPGKILHELRQGELATLGEVPYARYYGTIDATPLFLVLLAEHHALTGDDILAKDLEPAARAAVGWMLDDGGMQATGYLRYRTDGAGLVHHCWKDSADSMVFADGTVAAGPIAVSEAQAYAYRALRGTAELARSAWGDPSWAADLDRRADRLRAMFSADFRLPNAFVALALDGADRQVDALASNAGHVLWSGILDDSWAALVADRLAADDFFSGWGIRTLAEGQPPYHPLSYHRGGVWPHDTALAVAGLAMTGRADAAARIAEGLVAAASSADGRLPEVLTGLPRRPGQPPVPYPHSCSPQAWAAAAPLLLRSVL; encoded by the coding sequence ATGCGCACTCTCGTGTCCGGCGTGACCTGCCTGCTGACCGACGCCGGCGGCAACGTCACCGACGCCGGTGGCTTCTTCGTCGCGGACACCCGGCACCTGTCGCGCTGGGTGCTGACCGTGCACGGTCGCGCCCTGCGCGCGCTGGCGTCGTCGGCGGCCGAGGTGGTGCTGGCCCCGCCGACGGTCCGCAACGAGAACCCGCCGTTCGTGCTGCGGCGCATACAGCGCCTCGGCTCCGGGCTGCTGGTCGAGGAGCTGACGCTGACCAGCTTCGTGTCGTCGCCGCAGACGGTGCGGGTCGCGCTGTCGGCCGAGGCCGACTTCACCGACCAGTTCGAGCTGCGGTCCAGCCGCGTGTTCGACAAGTCCGACGCGACCCGCGAGGTCTCGGCCACGGACGGCGAGGTGGTCTTCGGGTACGCGCGGCGCGGCTTCCGCCGGCAGACCCGGATCACCGCGTCGCCGCCCGCCCGCCTGTCCGGCGACGGCGCACAGTGGACGGTGACGCTGCCGCCCGGCGGCACGGTCACGCTCCAGGCCAGGATCAGCGCCGGCGACGCCGCCGACGAGGTGCCGGCCCTCGTGGCGGCCGTGTCGAACCGCGGCGACGACCTCGACCGCTGTGTGGCGCGCGGGCTCGCCGACCTCGACAGCCTGCGGGTGCCGGCCGCCGACCTCCCGCCCATGGCCGACGTCGACCTCCCGCCCGGCGCGGTGGTGCCGGCCGCGGGCGCACCCTGGTTCCTCACCCTGTTCGGCCGCGACAGCCTGCTGACGTCGCTGTTCGCGCTGCCGTACCGCCCGGAGCTGGCCGAGGGCACGCTGCGCCTGCTCGCCGCGACCCAGGGCCGCGAGCACGACGTCTCCCGCGTCGAGGAACCGGGCAAGATCCTGCACGAGCTGCGCCAGGGTGAGCTCGCCACGCTCGGCGAGGTCCCGTACGCCCGCTACTACGGCACGATCGACGCCACGCCGCTGTTCCTCGTGCTGCTCGCCGAGCACCACGCGCTGACCGGCGACGACATCCTGGCCAAGGACCTGGAGCCGGCCGCCCGGGCCGCGGTCGGCTGGATGCTCGACGACGGCGGCATGCAGGCGACCGGATACCTGCGCTACCGCACCGACGGGGCGGGCCTCGTGCACCACTGCTGGAAGGACTCGGCCGACTCGATGGTGTTCGCCGACGGCACGGTCGCGGCGGGACCGATCGCGGTCAGCGAGGCGCAGGCGTACGCGTACCGGGCCCTGCGCGGCACGGCGGAGCTGGCCCGGTCGGCCTGGGGCGACCCGAGCTGGGCCGCCGACCTCGACCGCCGCGCCGACCGGCTGCGCGCGATGTTCTCCGCCGACTTCCGCCTGCCGAACGCGTTCGTGGCGCTGGCCCTGGACGGCGCCGACCGCCAGGTCGACGCGCTGGCCTCCAACGCGGGCCACGTGCTGTGGTCCGGCATCCTCGACGACTCGTGGGCGGCCCTGGTCGCCGACCGGCTGGCGGCCGACGACTTCTTCTCCGGCTGGGGCATCCGCACCCTCGCCGAGGGCCAGCCGCCCTACCACCCGCTCTCCTACCACCGCGGCGGCGTGTGGCCGCACGACACGGCGCTGGCGGTGGCCGGGCTGGCCATGACGGGACGCGCCGACGCGGCCGCCCGGATCGCGGAGGGCCTGGTCGCGGCCGCGTCGTCGGCGGACGGCCGGCTGCCCGAGGTGCTCACCGGCCTGCCCCGCCGCCCCGGCCAGCCACCGGTCCCCTACCCGCACTCCTGCTCACCCCAGGCCTGGGCGGCGGCGGCCCCACTGCTCCTGCGCTCGGTGCTCTAG
- a CDS encoding methyltransferase domain-containing protein — translation MQRDDAGAFSDVDALPEPIFDILIGVLRRMADHPEIQRVRATAREALRPAPGQRLLDAGAGAGEVARDLAATAAEVVAMDASARTLRAAQELTPADLPVRFVQGDITALDFPDGTFDGVRSERVLQHVADPDRAVRELARVTRPGGRVVLVDTDWESATVDGVPADLATTMRDHLLNLAADHHNDMGRTLRRRLVRAGLADVTATAVTCVFPTPASAAVVVPFFDPTVPPEAGMIPEDLRETWFAAVAAAGARDEFLAALTIWVAAGTKR, via the coding sequence ATGCAGCGCGACGACGCGGGGGCGTTCAGCGACGTGGACGCCCTGCCGGAGCCCATCTTCGACATCCTGATCGGCGTGCTGCGGCGGATGGCCGACCACCCCGAGATCCAGCGGGTACGCGCGACCGCGCGCGAGGCCCTCCGCCCGGCGCCGGGTCAGCGGCTGCTCGACGCGGGCGCCGGGGCCGGCGAGGTGGCCCGCGACCTGGCCGCCACCGCCGCCGAGGTGGTCGCGATGGACGCGTCCGCCCGCACCCTGCGCGCCGCCCAGGAGCTCACGCCGGCCGACCTGCCGGTCCGCTTCGTCCAGGGCGACATCACGGCCCTCGACTTCCCGGACGGCACCTTCGACGGCGTGCGCTCCGAGCGGGTCCTCCAGCACGTGGCCGACCCCGACCGGGCCGTCCGGGAGCTGGCACGGGTCACCCGGCCCGGCGGGCGGGTCGTCCTGGTCGACACCGACTGGGAGTCCGCCACGGTCGACGGCGTCCCGGCCGACCTGGCCACCACCATGCGCGACCACCTGCTCAACCTGGCGGCCGACCACCACAACGACATGGGCCGCACGCTGCGCCGCCGCCTCGTCCGGGCCGGCCTGGCCGACGTGACCGCGACGGCGGTGACCTGCGTCTTCCCGACTCCCGCCTCGGCGGCCGTCGTGGTCCCGTTTTTCGACCCGACCGTGCCGCCCGAGGCCGGCATGATCCCGGAGGACCTGCGCGAGACGTGGTTCGCCGCGGTCGCCGCCGCCGGCGCCCGCGACGAGTTCCTGGCCGCGCTCACCATCTGGGTCGCCGCCGGCACGAAACGCTAG
- a CDS encoding ATP-dependent Clp protease proteolytic subunit produces MSQYTIPTVIERTSSGERAYDIYSRLLAERIIFLGTEIDDGVANVVMAQLLHLESASPDLEIGLYINSPGGSFSALTAIYDTMRFVRPDIATFCLGQASSAAAVLLAAGTQGKRAVLRHAKVALHQPSSQARGTLPDLAVQAKEVSKVRAEMEEILAEVSGHPTTKIRADIDRNLTFSAAEAVAYGLADHVVQNRKRAPLARVG; encoded by the coding sequence ATGAGCCAGTACACGATCCCGACCGTGATCGAGCGGACCTCGTCCGGGGAACGCGCCTACGACATCTACTCGCGGCTGCTGGCCGAGCGGATCATCTTCCTCGGCACCGAGATCGACGACGGCGTCGCCAACGTCGTGATGGCGCAGCTGCTGCACCTCGAGTCGGCGAGCCCGGACCTCGAGATCGGGCTCTACATCAACTCGCCGGGCGGCTCGTTCAGCGCGCTGACGGCGATTTACGACACGATGCGGTTCGTCCGGCCGGACATCGCCACGTTCTGCCTCGGCCAGGCGTCGTCGGCCGCGGCCGTGCTGCTGGCCGCCGGCACCCAGGGCAAGCGGGCGGTGCTGCGGCACGCCAAGGTGGCCCTGCACCAGCCGTCGAGCCAGGCCCGCGGCACGCTGCCGGACCTGGCGGTGCAGGCCAAGGAGGTCAGCAAGGTGCGCGCCGAGATGGAGGAGATCCTGGCCGAGGTGAGCGGCCACCCGACCACGAAGATCCGCGCCGACATCGACCGGAACCTGACGTTCTCGGCCGCCGAGGCGGTGGCGTACGGGCTCGCCGACCACGTGGTCCAGAACCGCAAGCGGGCGCCGCTCGCCCGGGTCGGTTAG
- a CDS encoding ATP-dependent Clp protease proteolytic subunit, producing MQNTSFASLDDQLATRLLHQRIIVLGAEVDDPIANRLCAQLLLLSAEDPAADISLYINSPGGSVSAGLAIYDTMRLIPNDVRTVAMGLAGSMAQFLLCAGTAGKRYSLPHAQVLMHQGSAGFGGTAADIEIYATQLDRVGRTLVELIARHTGQPIESVDHDSKRDRWFSAEEALAYGMVDHVVSRVDDVRPSVTRQPVGL from the coding sequence ATGCAGAACACGAGCTTCGCCTCGCTCGACGACCAGTTGGCGACGCGCCTGCTGCATCAACGGATCATCGTGCTCGGCGCGGAGGTGGACGACCCGATCGCCAACCGGCTCTGCGCCCAGCTGCTCCTGCTGTCGGCCGAGGACCCCGCCGCGGACATCAGCCTCTACATCAACTCGCCCGGTGGGTCGGTCAGCGCCGGCCTGGCGATCTACGACACGATGCGGTTGATCCCCAACGACGTGCGTACGGTCGCCATGGGGCTGGCCGGGAGCATGGCCCAGTTCCTGCTCTGCGCGGGCACCGCCGGCAAGCGCTACAGCCTGCCGCACGCCCAGGTGCTGATGCACCAGGGCTCCGCCGGGTTCGGCGGCACCGCGGCCGACATCGAGATCTACGCGACCCAGCTCGACCGGGTCGGGCGTACCCTCGTCGAGCTCATCGCCCGGCACACCGGCCAGCCGATCGAGTCCGTCGACCACGACAGCAAGCGGGACCGGTGGTTCAGCGCCGAGGAGGCCCTGGCCTACGGGATGGTCGACCACGTGGTGAGCCGGGTCGACGACGTGCGCCCGTCGGTCACGCGCCAGCCGGTGGGGCTGTGA
- a CDS encoding 1-aminocyclopropane-1-carboxylate deaminase, which translates to MPLADFDRYPLLFGPSPVHPLDRLSDHLGGARVWAKREDCNSGLAFGGNKTRKLEYLLADALATGADTLVSIGGVQSNHTRQVAAAAARAGLKAVLVQESWVDWPDPVNDKVGNILLSRILGADVRLVQEGFGIGFKESWRQALDDVRSAGGVPYAIPAGGSDHRLGGLGFAGWAAEVERQERELGVFFDTIVVCSVTGSTQAGMIAGFAAQGGRPRRVLGIDASAKIDETRAQVEKIARNTAALIGLDRELASDEITVLAGWAGDFYGIPVESTLDAIRLTARLEGMIIDPVYEGKSMAALIDLVRDGTIAPDSHVLYAHLGGQPAINAYSSVLS; encoded by the coding sequence ATGCCCCTCGCCGACTTCGACCGCTATCCGCTGCTGTTCGGACCGAGCCCCGTGCACCCCCTCGACCGGCTGAGCGACCACCTCGGCGGCGCCCGCGTCTGGGCCAAGCGCGAGGACTGCAACAGCGGGCTCGCGTTCGGCGGCAACAAGACCCGCAAGCTCGAATACCTCCTCGCCGACGCGCTGGCCACCGGGGCCGACACGCTGGTCAGCATCGGCGGCGTGCAGTCCAACCACACCCGCCAGGTGGCGGCGGCCGCGGCCCGGGCCGGGCTCAAGGCCGTGCTCGTGCAGGAGAGCTGGGTCGACTGGCCGGACCCGGTCAACGACAAGGTCGGCAACATCCTGCTGTCCCGCATCCTCGGCGCCGACGTGCGGCTCGTGCAGGAGGGGTTCGGGATCGGCTTCAAGGAGAGCTGGCGGCAGGCGCTCGACGACGTGCGGTCCGCCGGCGGGGTGCCCTACGCGATCCCGGCCGGCGGGTCCGACCACCGGCTCGGCGGGCTCGGCTTCGCCGGCTGGGCCGCCGAGGTGGAGCGGCAGGAGCGGGAGCTGGGCGTCTTCTTCGACACCATCGTCGTCTGCAGCGTCACCGGCAGCACCCAGGCGGGCATGATCGCCGGGTTCGCTGCGCAGGGCGGCCGGCCGCGGCGGGTGCTGGGCATCGACGCGTCGGCGAAGATCGACGAGACCCGGGCGCAGGTCGAGAAGATCGCCCGCAACACCGCGGCGCTGATCGGTCTCGACCGCGAGCTGGCGTCCGACGAGATCACCGTGCTCGCGGGCTGGGCCGGCGACTTCTACGGCATCCCGGTGGAGTCCACACTGGACGCGATCCGGCTGACGGCCCGGCTGGAGGGCATGATCATCGACCCGGTGTACGAGGGAAAGTCCATGGCCGCCCTCATCGACCTCGTCCGCGACGGCACGATCGCCCCTGATTCGCACGTCCTCTACGCGCATCTGGGCGGCCAGCCGGCGATCAACGCGTACAGCTCGGTCCTGTCGTGA